The segment CCTCAGAATAAAGTGGAGCACCTTTCATTTCCAGCAGTGAGAGTTGTTTGTTATAAGAAAAAAACTAAGGCTAGTAGCTGCTAGTAATAggctgaaacacaacaaaataacacataaaaactgagctgGAGTGTAAAAGTGTGTCAAACTAAAGCCCAGGCATAAATTATCTGGACTGTCCAGCTAGCAAGAGAGACAGGGGCAGTGTAACTTATCATAAACCTTGTCTTGTTTGACTCAATTTTAAAATACTGCCACCTATTGCAGCTCAGAAGAACCAGTTCATGACCCAGAATGGCTTCACCATGTACATGCTGTCCCTGGAGAACGATGTGGTTAACCCTGACCATGCCAGAGTCTACCAGGACATGAGTCGCCCTTTGACGCACTACTTCATCTCCTCGTCACACAACACTTACCTTACCAAGGACCAAGTAACCGGTGCCAGCAGCGCAGAGCCATACATCAGGTGATATGGCAGCAAACGTGAACCAGAGACACACAATTCAGCAGCGTTCAGtgtttgattttgtgtgtgtgtcgtccCCTCGGCAGGGCTCTGAATCAAGGCTGTCGCTGCGTGGAGCTCGACTGCTGGGATGGAGATAAAGGAGAGCCTGTCATCTACCACGGCCACACTCTCACCTCCAAAGTGCCTTTCAAGGAGGTTATTGAAACCATCAACCAGTATGCTTTTAAGGTAACTGGAGCATCAGTGATTTTATGGTGTAAATCCTCAGCTATGACAGTTAGCCTGCTGCTTCTCGTTACAGCTAATGAAATAAGTGAACAGTAAACAAATCCAGATTCTCTGAGTCCTTATTTTCATGGCCTACTTGGCTCTTTGGCAGCctgcagtgttttgattttacagTGCTAGGTCCTGCATTGCTATTATGCGATCTAATTGCATTTTAATTGCTTGGCACATGAGTTGTCCTGTGTTTCTCCCTGCAGGCGTCCCCATACCCTCTAATCCTGTCCTTGGAGAATCACTGTTCTGTGGAGCAGCAAGCCGTCATGGCCAAACACCTCCGCACCATTCTGGGGAGCAAACTGCTCACCAAGCCCCTGAGTGACCGGCCGCTGAAGGATCTGCCTTCTCCTGAggtgcaacacacacaaacacacacagctggatcTCTTTTCAAAGACCTCTGgctgtctgtttttcttatgAGGTAACTTCTTCCAAAATCTGTCATTGCAGGAGCTAAAAGGGCGTATTCTGGTAAAAGGGAAGAAGCAGACTCCTCACCTGGGCCAACTGGGTAAGAATGGGAGCTGTGCcagcttctcctccagctctgagGACGAGCTAGCAAACAGCAGTAAGAACACACCCAAGAAGGACCCTGCAAAGGTCAGTGCGAGAAGACTTGAGAAGCTGTTAAAGTGAACTTTTTagataattgaccaattttctttcatgtttttcctTCACAGGTCTGTTCCAAACTGAGCCCCGAGCTATCAGACCTGGTGGTGTACTGCAGGAGTGTCGGCTTCCATGGGTTCGAAAACATGACTGAAAAACCTCCAAACGAAATGTCCTCCTTCTCTGAGAGCGATGCCCTGAAGCTCATCAAAGACTCGGGTACAGCATTGGAAAATAATTGCATCCTGACATGACAGAGAGAGTCTGGAAGGTTTCATGacatttttctgctgcagctgactcTACTAGAAAATACAATCAGCCTCCAGAGTATCATGGCATGTGCTTCTCTATCTATTTTATTTGCAGGGAAGCTTTTTGTGCGACACAACAGCAGGCAGCTGAGCCGGATCTACCCCTCCGGCCAGCGCCTGCAATCATCCAACTATGATCCTCAGGAAATGTGGAATGCTGGCTGCCAGATGGGTTAGTACTCCAGACTAGGAACGAGGATGCCGCTTTGATGGCAGAAAATTAAGGCAAAtcatttcagacacattttgtaGTCGCTAAGTGCCATTGAAATGTGCTATTACCCCGTATTTCCACAAATTGATGCAGCATTACGCGTTAATGTCACCGGCTTTTACTTCTCTTTGACTTAATTTCTGTGTTCAGTGATACTGATGCTTTTTCACACACTCCCCTGTCTGTGCCTTTCAGTTGCTCTGAACTTCCAGACCCCTGGGGAGCAGATGGACCTGAACCAGGGTCGCTTCCTGCCTAATAGCCGTTGTGGATACATTCTCAAACCAAGCTTCCTGTGCAGCCAGACGTCCAACTTTAACCCAGAGAACACGGGAGGAGGCCCGGGTCACATCCCCACACAGCTGACCATACGAGTAACTTATGTCATGATTGGCGTGCTGTTTAGattgtgtgatgttattgtttaCCTAGATAATGCTTTCTCACATatttctgacctctgacctttgatgCTGTGCACATGTGCATGTTGAAGGTGGCTAGCTGCTATGAAACCTGCTCATTAGCAAATAGAGAACTGCTAGATTTTGTCTCTGCATCAGCAACACTGTCATTTTAATGATGAGAGCTTTCAGATAAGCAAAAATCACAACATTGGCTGCAAAGAGAAATCACAAATAAGATACCAAACTGAGTAAGAAAAGCAGAGATTTGATAAATGTTCTGACCTGAATATTCATTTGAAAGATTAGCCATCAGAAGTTGATGAAAATGGACTAACAACCCTTTGTTTTCAGATCATATCTGCACAACAGCTGCCAAAGATCAACACAGATAAGGCAACCTCCATTGTGGACCCACAAGTCTGGGTGGAAATTCATGGAGTGGATATCGATAATGCAAGAGACAAAACTCAGCGCATTGACAACAATGGTAAATATGAGACTTCTCTATTCACTATAAACTGTTTATAACAAAGCTTAGGCCGAATATAATAAACTTCTTTTCATCACAGAGCCAAAATCATATTaggacacacacagctgttactGAAATACAACCATACTCTACTATAAAACCTCTTTTCAGGAATATATTGAACTGTAATGATGTCAATAAAAGAGACTGAGATGAGACTTTCTGTTTAATTCTATGACTAGTTTGTTTGAAAGGTACACAGCTGGGGGATGTATTTACAGCTCATGTGCGCCCTCTACAGGTTTTAACCCACGGTGGGATTGCACCCTGAGCTTCCAGCTGCAGGTTCCTGAGCTGGCCCTGGTGCGGTTTGTGGTGGAGGACCACGATCACACCGCCAAAAACGACTTTGTGGGGCAGTTCTGTGTGCCTTTCACCAGCCTGAGAACAGGTGCACATACAGATCCTCATGCAGACTATAAAACAGTCattgctgtgttttgttgtttgctaAACATGTGTTATACTCTTTCCTCTCAGGTTATCGGCATGTTCATTTATTAAAAGCAGATGGTTCCAGTCTGTCCCCCGCCACACTCTTCATCCATGTCAAAGTGAGCAGCAAAGGAGTCCACATTAAAAGTGTGTCTGAACGGCTGGTCCTGGCCAAAGGCAAGGCATGACGAGCATTAGAACAAGAAGGAGAGCTGCATTTAACCGACAAAaggctgctgcttctgctgctgccagACCTCGAGTGGTCCAATTTACACCGATCCACTTCCCAATAAAGGCGGAAAGATGTCATTTATCAGAGGAGAAGAAGCGCACATGCTCTTAGCAAATGAAAAGCCTCAGGCTGGGTAATGAATCCAGGATACACTGTGAGAGTGTCTGGTCATGTCAGTGCTGAGAGCTATGAAACCAGGGGATTTAGTACagtggattaaaaaaacatactgatATGGAAATATGttacaaaattaaattatatataCATTAACCCCTAATCTCTTAGAAAAAGGGAAGATTTGTGTCCTCTTTTTGTTTGACATgagaaatatttcaacattttaacactCAGGCATTAGGCTTTGACTTAGAGATATATGTGAGTTTAACATGAAACTGCActtaa is part of the Notolabrus celidotus isolate fNotCel1 chromosome 20, fNotCel1.pri, whole genome shotgun sequence genome and harbors:
- the plcd3a gene encoding 1-phosphatidylinositol 4,5-bisphosphate phosphodiesterase delta-3-A isoform X1, coding for MLGSGKSPAATNSKEHRKKVAEKTVADPIRRLGLQDNEDIHMMMQGSNMVKVRSSRWQKSRSLRLLEDGLTVWCESTKSSRKAKAQQTFAVTEVECVREGCQSETLRRLSGSVPESQCFTVVFRGARKSLDLLCPGEEEAQRWVRGLRSLKDHVANMSQKEKLDHWIRSYLRRADQNQDGKMSYDEVKRLLQMINIDLSEQYARSLFKRCDRSGDSRLDHIEIEEFCRELLRRPELDSVFRHYSSNGCVLATAELRDFLGDQGEDASLNHALSLILTYEFNDWAQKNQFMTQNGFTMYMLSLENDVVNPDHARVYQDMSRPLTHYFISSSHNTYLTKDQVTGASSAEPYIRALNQGCRCVELDCWDGDKGEPVIYHGHTLTSKVPFKEVIETINQYAFKASPYPLILSLENHCSVEQQAVMAKHLRTILGSKLLTKPLSDRPLKDLPSPEELKGRILVKGKKQTPHLGQLGKNGSCASFSSSSEDELANSSKNTPKKDPAKVCSKLSPELSDLVVYCRSVGFHGFENMTEKPPNEMSSFSESDALKLIKDSGKLFVRHNSRQLSRIYPSGQRLQSSNYDPQEMWNAGCQMVALNFQTPGEQMDLNQGRFLPNSRCGYILKPSFLCSQTSNFNPENTGGGPGHIPTQLTIRIISAQQLPKINTDKATSIVDPQVWVEIHGVDIDNARDKTQRIDNNGFNPRWDCTLSFQLQVPELALVRFVVEDHDHTAKNDFVGQFCVPFTSLRTGYRHVHLLKADGSSLSPATLFIHVKVSSKGVHIKSVSERLVLAKGKA
- the plcd3a gene encoding 1-phosphatidylinositol 4,5-bisphosphate phosphodiesterase delta-3-A isoform X2: MPTESGQIFRGEQRRPSHGEPCDKRLQDNEDIHMMMQGSNMVKVRSSRWQKSRSLRLLEDGLTVWCESTKSSRKAKAQQTFAVTEVECVREGCQSETLRRLSGSVPESQCFTVVFRGARKSLDLLCPGEEEAQRWVRGLRSLKDHVANMSQKEKLDHWIRSYLRRADQNQDGKMSYDEVKRLLQMINIDLSEQYARSLFKRCDRSGDSRLDHIEIEEFCRELLRRPELDSVFRHYSSNGCVLATAELRDFLGDQGEDASLNHALSLILTYEFNDWAQKNQFMTQNGFTMYMLSLENDVVNPDHARVYQDMSRPLTHYFISSSHNTYLTKDQVTGASSAEPYIRALNQGCRCVELDCWDGDKGEPVIYHGHTLTSKVPFKEVIETINQYAFKASPYPLILSLENHCSVEQQAVMAKHLRTILGSKLLTKPLSDRPLKDLPSPEELKGRILVKGKKQTPHLGQLGKNGSCASFSSSSEDELANSSKNTPKKDPAKVCSKLSPELSDLVVYCRSVGFHGFENMTEKPPNEMSSFSESDALKLIKDSGKLFVRHNSRQLSRIYPSGQRLQSSNYDPQEMWNAGCQMVALNFQTPGEQMDLNQGRFLPNSRCGYILKPSFLCSQTSNFNPENTGGGPGHIPTQLTIRIISAQQLPKINTDKATSIVDPQVWVEIHGVDIDNARDKTQRIDNNGFNPRWDCTLSFQLQVPELALVRFVVEDHDHTAKNDFVGQFCVPFTSLRTGYRHVHLLKADGSSLSPATLFIHVKVSSKGVHIKSVSERLVLAKGKA
- the plcd3a gene encoding 1-phosphatidylinositol 4,5-bisphosphate phosphodiesterase delta-3-A isoform X3; protein product: MPTESGQIFRGLQDNEDIHMMMQGSNMVKVRSSRWQKSRSLRLLEDGLTVWCESTKSSRKAKAQQTFAVTEVECVREGCQSETLRRLSGSVPESQCFTVVFRGARKSLDLLCPGEEEAQRWVRGLRSLKDHVANMSQKEKLDHWIRSYLRRADQNQDGKMSYDEVKRLLQMINIDLSEQYARSLFKRCDRSGDSRLDHIEIEEFCRELLRRPELDSVFRHYSSNGCVLATAELRDFLGDQGEDASLNHALSLILTYEFNDWAQKNQFMTQNGFTMYMLSLENDVVNPDHARVYQDMSRPLTHYFISSSHNTYLTKDQVTGASSAEPYIRALNQGCRCVELDCWDGDKGEPVIYHGHTLTSKVPFKEVIETINQYAFKASPYPLILSLENHCSVEQQAVMAKHLRTILGSKLLTKPLSDRPLKDLPSPEELKGRILVKGKKQTPHLGQLGKNGSCASFSSSSEDELANSSKNTPKKDPAKVCSKLSPELSDLVVYCRSVGFHGFENMTEKPPNEMSSFSESDALKLIKDSGKLFVRHNSRQLSRIYPSGQRLQSSNYDPQEMWNAGCQMVALNFQTPGEQMDLNQGRFLPNSRCGYILKPSFLCSQTSNFNPENTGGGPGHIPTQLTIRIISAQQLPKINTDKATSIVDPQVWVEIHGVDIDNARDKTQRIDNNGFNPRWDCTLSFQLQVPELALVRFVVEDHDHTAKNDFVGQFCVPFTSLRTGYRHVHLLKADGSSLSPATLFIHVKVSSKGVHIKSVSERLVLAKGKA